The following coding sequences lie in one Alloacidobacterium dinghuense genomic window:
- a CDS encoding xanthine dehydrogenase family protein molybdopterin-binding subunit: MATQDVATLSIIGTAVPRVDGHLKTSGAAMYSSDYNFPGMVYLVPVSASIAKGKITKLDASEAEMMPGVLRVMYHGNAPRLYCPIPGDESAIVDESRPPFDDEIIYYSGQYVAAVVAQTMEQARAAADAVHVEYAAETPNVANDLSDGWKNLNVESHRGDAEKAFAGAPVQVDETYVTPVETHNPIELHASVAVWDGKKFTLYETTQSLLNHQAVMAQFLGVPNENVQVVMKYLGSGFGGKLWPWTHAPLAAAAARELNRPVKAVVSRRMMFSNVGHRPRTQQRIRLAATPDGKLVSLHHDYTNHTSMISDYSEGCGEATPYIYSCPNLLLRGSKVQRNVGPPTAMRGPGAVPGLYALESAMDELAIKLKVDPVELRLSNEPEKDEGNGKPFSSRHLKECLTKGAEKFGWSKRNPAIGSMRKGDLILGWGMACASWGAFRMSAEVSVSLNNDGTARVSCATQDIGTGTYTIFAQVVSDKTGIPVDKVQVVLGDTSLPAGPLSGGSWVTASVVPAIAAASNAAVKSMLGIAANTPESPFHGKKAEDLVLTSACIHAKDQPGQGVSFEEILGRRIFAAQWEAENHPPRLKILPPRNIRSTPTARSSLK, encoded by the coding sequence ATGGCTACCCAAGATGTCGCGACCCTATCCATTATCGGCACAGCGGTGCCCCGTGTTGATGGCCACCTCAAGACCAGCGGCGCAGCCATGTATTCCTCCGACTACAACTTTCCGGGGATGGTCTATCTCGTCCCGGTCAGCGCTTCGATTGCCAAGGGAAAGATCACGAAACTCGACGCCTCTGAAGCTGAGATGATGCCGGGAGTACTTCGGGTCATGTACCACGGTAACGCTCCCAGGCTCTACTGTCCGATTCCCGGAGACGAAAGCGCCATTGTCGATGAAAGCCGTCCTCCGTTTGACGATGAAATCATCTATTACAGCGGACAATATGTAGCCGCCGTCGTTGCGCAAACGATGGAGCAGGCCAGAGCCGCAGCCGATGCCGTCCATGTTGAGTATGCCGCCGAGACGCCAAACGTCGCGAATGATCTAAGCGACGGATGGAAGAACCTGAATGTAGAGAGTCACCGCGGCGATGCGGAAAAAGCATTCGCCGGCGCGCCGGTGCAGGTCGACGAGACCTATGTCACTCCCGTCGAAACGCATAATCCCATCGAACTGCACGCATCTGTAGCCGTATGGGATGGCAAGAAATTCACTCTCTATGAAACGACACAATCCCTGCTGAACCATCAAGCCGTCATGGCGCAGTTTCTCGGTGTTCCCAACGAAAACGTCCAGGTCGTGATGAAGTATCTCGGTTCCGGCTTCGGCGGAAAGCTGTGGCCGTGGACACATGCACCGCTCGCCGCTGCAGCAGCCCGCGAACTGAACCGCCCGGTGAAGGCGGTCGTCTCGCGCAGAATGATGTTCAGCAACGTGGGGCACCGTCCGCGCACGCAGCAGCGCATCCGCCTTGCCGCAACCCCGGATGGCAAGCTCGTCTCACTGCACCATGACTATACAAACCACACTTCCATGATCAGCGACTATAGCGAAGGCTGCGGCGAGGCCACTCCTTATATCTATAGTTGTCCGAACCTCCTGCTCAGGGGCTCGAAGGTACAGCGTAACGTGGGACCGCCCACGGCGATGCGGGGTCCGGGTGCTGTTCCAGGGCTCTACGCGCTTGAATCGGCGATGGACGAACTCGCGATCAAGCTCAAGGTGGATCCAGTTGAGCTGCGCCTCTCCAACGAACCAGAGAAAGATGAGGGTAACGGCAAGCCCTTCTCTTCGCGCCATCTAAAAGAGTGCCTCACCAAAGGCGCAGAGAAATTCGGATGGTCGAAGCGCAATCCTGCCATTGGTTCGATGCGAAAGGGCGACCTGATTCTAGGATGGGGCATGGCTTGCGCGTCATGGGGAGCGTTTCGCATGTCCGCCGAGGTCTCTGTTTCACTGAACAACGACGGAACCGCGCGCGTCAGCTGTGCCACGCAAGATATCGGCACCGGCACCTACACGATCTTCGCGCAGGTGGTCAGCGATAAAACAGGTATTCCCGTCGACAAGGTACAAGTGGTGCTCGGAGACACTTCGTTACCTGCCGGCCCCCTCTCCGGTGGTTCTTGGGTAACGGCGTCCGTGGTGCCGGCCATCGCCGCAGCCTCGAATGCTGCCGTGAAATCAATGCTCGGCATTGCAGCCAATACTCCCGAGTCTCCTTTCCACGGCAAGAAAGCAGAAGACCTGGTCCTCACATCGGCTTGTATCCATGCCAAAGACCAGCCGGGGCAGGGGGTATCCTTTGAAGAAATTCTCGGCAGGCGAATATTCGCAGCGCAATGGGAAGCGGAAAATCATCCTCCTCGTTTGAAGATCCTACCGCCCAGAAATATTCGCAGCACTCCTACGGCGCGCAGTTCGTTGAAGTGA
- a CDS encoding YncE family protein has product MRSNMWRRLAGFLFSAALPLACCPGLLAQGSYHVQDKWKLGGDGGWDYLAVDPQSGLLYITRGNHVLVVDTTSGKAVADITGLKGTHGVAFDTDGKTGYISDGASNDVAVFDRASNKITQTIPAGTNPDGILFEPTTHTVWAFNGRSKNATVIDSASKQVVATVALSGKPEFPVADGKGSVFVNIEDKNEIAHLDAKSHTLLAEWPIGCESPSGHAIDVANNRLFAVCDGKKMAVIDASTGKVVASPAIGEGPDAAAFDPSTHNAFSSNGEGTLTVVHQDSPNSYSVLQDLPTQRSARTMALDPKTGKIYLVAAEFGPRPAATPENPRARPPVLPGSFAVIVVSK; this is encoded by the coding sequence ATGCGAAGCAATATGTGGCGCCGACTGGCTGGTTTTCTCTTTAGTGCAGCTTTGCCCTTGGCCTGTTGTCCGGGGCTTTTGGCTCAAGGCTCCTATCACGTTCAAGACAAGTGGAAACTGGGCGGCGACGGCGGATGGGATTATCTTGCGGTTGATCCGCAGTCGGGCTTGCTCTACATCACGCGCGGCAACCATGTCCTGGTCGTCGATACAACTTCGGGAAAAGCCGTGGCAGACATTACCGGCCTCAAAGGCACGCACGGTGTTGCCTTTGATACAGACGGCAAGACCGGATACATCAGCGATGGCGCGAGTAACGATGTCGCTGTCTTCGATCGCGCGAGCAACAAGATTACGCAGACGATTCCAGCCGGCACGAATCCCGATGGCATCCTGTTTGAGCCGACCACTCACACGGTGTGGGCCTTTAACGGGCGCAGCAAGAATGCCACAGTGATCGATTCAGCTTCCAAGCAGGTTGTCGCGACGGTGGCGCTTTCGGGTAAGCCTGAGTTTCCTGTCGCCGATGGCAAGGGTTCTGTCTTTGTAAACATTGAAGACAAGAACGAGATTGCTCACCTGGATGCGAAGTCGCATACGCTGCTTGCAGAATGGCCGATCGGCTGCGAATCTCCTTCCGGTCACGCAATTGACGTTGCCAACAACCGGCTCTTTGCTGTTTGCGATGGTAAGAAGATGGCTGTCATCGACGCAAGCACCGGCAAAGTTGTAGCCTCGCCAGCGATCGGCGAAGGTCCGGATGCAGCCGCCTTCGATCCGTCCACTCACAACGCGTTCAGCTCAAACGGGGAAGGCACGTTGACAGTCGTGCATCAGGACTCACCCAATTCCTACTCTGTGCTGCAGGATCTTCCCACGCAGCGGAGCGCCCGCACGATGGCGCTCGATCCCAAAACTGGAAAGATTTATCTGGTGGCAGCAGAGTTCGGACCACGACCCGCGGCTACTCCTGAGAATCCTCGCGCGCGCCCTCCAGTTTTGCCGGGCAGTTTTGCTGTAATCGTCGTAAGCAAATAG
- a CDS encoding molybdopterin cofactor-binding domain-containing protein, whose translation MTWDPGIARLRVSRVVSVIDVGRVLNLGPARNQVQGAIVMGVGMGIFEETHYDPRNGNPINNNLADHVVSTCADSPEIDVTFLNYPDLTLNEYGARGVGEIGLAGVAPAITAAVYHATGIRVRELPVKIETLLRA comes from the coding sequence GTGACGTGGGATCCGGGCATAGCCCGTCTGCGCGTGAGCCGTGTTGTTTCTGTCATTGACGTTGGACGTGTCCTGAACCTCGGCCCGGCGCGAAATCAGGTGCAGGGAGCGATTGTGATGGGCGTCGGAATGGGAATCTTCGAAGAGACCCACTATGACCCGCGAAACGGCAATCCTATCAACAACAACCTTGCTGACCACGTGGTATCTACATGCGCTGACTCGCCCGAGATCGACGTGACCTTCCTCAACTATCCTGACCTGACGCTGAATGAATATGGAGCACGTGGCGTAGGCGAGATCGGACTTGCGGGTGTCGCCCCAGCCATCACCGCCGCGGTCTATCACGCTACGGGGATCCGCGTGCGCGAGCTACCGGTGAAGATCGAGACCCTTCTGCGCGCCTGA